In the Argonema galeatum A003/A1 genome, one interval contains:
- a CDS encoding glycosyltransferase family 2 protein encodes MTKPLVSVIIPAYNAEGLILEALMSVKAQTYPDWEIIVVEDASKDRTEEIVQEFARTVGDRNVKYIRHPNNQGPSVTRNTGIAQAKGEYLALLDYDDLWKETHLEAAVSKLQESGADLAYCTVQKFEDGTNKLLGLWGPTQQDIEDFPASLFARNYIQPSAAVMKKNILETVGLFDPNPQLRGVEDLDYWLRVAAAGFKFVHVSGIHSLYRKKNSSALTSNIKKILECHALVLRKHQNLSIIPTATRGYVAARYHLGVAKRNLRTNPKKAGEFFIWAWRISPKGTVEALAAVILESFGVKSDKYRNLAL; translated from the coding sequence TCCCGACTGGGAAATCATTGTTGTTGAAGATGCCTCTAAAGACCGCACTGAGGAAATTGTACAAGAGTTTGCGAGGACTGTGGGCGATCGCAATGTTAAATATATTCGCCACCCGAACAATCAAGGCCCAAGCGTAACCAGAAATACAGGGATCGCCCAGGCTAAAGGAGAATATTTAGCCTTATTAGATTATGACGATTTATGGAAGGAAACCCATTTAGAGGCAGCAGTTAGCAAACTACAGGAATCAGGCGCAGACTTAGCATACTGCACAGTTCAGAAGTTTGAGGATGGTACTAATAAACTACTAGGTTTATGGGGGCCGACGCAACAAGATATAGAAGATTTTCCTGCTAGTCTTTTCGCCCGAAACTACATCCAGCCATCCGCAGCAGTCATGAAAAAAAATATTCTAGAAACAGTAGGTTTATTCGATCCAAATCCTCAACTTAGAGGCGTTGAGGATTTAGATTATTGGTTAAGGGTAGCAGCAGCAGGCTTTAAATTCGTCCATGTATCTGGCATACATAGTCTTTATAGAAAAAAGAATAGTTCAGCTTTAACATCTAATATCAAAAAAATTTTAGAATGCCATGCACTTGTCCTCCGAAAACACCAAAACTTGAGTATTATCCCAACAGCAACCAGAGGATATGTAGCGGCGCGATATCATTTGGGAGTAGCCAAACGTAACTTGAGGACAAATCCCAAAAAAGCCGGAGAGTTTTTTATCTGGGCATGGAGAATAAGTCCTAAAGGTACTGTTGAAGCACTAGCAGCGGTTATTTTAGAATCTTTCGGTGTTAAGTCGGATAAATACCGTAATCTAGCTCTTTAA